Proteins found in one Pararge aegeria chromosome 12, ilParAegt1.1, whole genome shotgun sequence genomic segment:
- the LOC120627897 gene encoding aldo-keto reductase AKR2E4-like encodes MLQYNDRVPIRQGTIDAIEAGCRHIDTAFAYLTEDMVGEAIVDVIKRGIVKREDIYVTTKLSFEVSNRKLVVPTMKKALKRLQLKYVDLVLIHTPVNVLGQKSYDYLEIWKGLEDAKRMGLTRSIGVSNFNRTQLDEILANSKTMPAVHQIEVNPTFVNQELVAYSQSKNITVAGYSSFGFLVKRVFNDLSVPPTFEDPKLVRMAKKHGVTVSQIVQRYLAGYRCIDTAFGYLTEDMVGEAMADVIRRGIVKRTDIFVNTKLSFQYGTCSEVVPAVKKSLKRMKIDYVDLILIHTPRNVMGVENYDTFEIWKGLEEAKRLGLTRSIGVSNFNSTDMARILANSKTLPAVNQIETNPTFANQELVAYCQSKSIVVMGYSSFGFLVPRPFNDLSLPPSFEDPTLVGMAEKYGVTVSQVVQRYLYSKSEILS; translated from the exons ATGTTACAGTACAATGACAGAGTACCAATACGCCAAGGAACCATTGACGCTATAGAAGCGGGCTGTAGACATATAGATACTGCTTTCGCATACCTCACCGAGGACATGGTTGGCGAGGCGATAGTTGACGTTATCAAACGAGGCATCGTGAAGAGAGAAGATATTTATGTGACTACTAAG TTATCATTTGAAGTTTCGAATCGGAAACTGGTCGTGCCAACTATGAAAAAGGCTTTAAAGAGGCTTCAGTTAAAATATGTCGATCTGGTGCTTATCCATACACCGGTTAATgtg CTGGGACAAAAGAGTTACGATTATTTGGAAATATGGAAGGGTCTCGAAGATGCTAAGCGCATGGGTTTGACGAGATCAATCGGAGTCTCCAATTTCAATAGAACACAACTGGACGAGATCTTAGCCAACTCAAAAACAATGCCTGCTGTTCATCAGATTGAG GTGAACCCTACATTCGTGAATCAGGAGTTGGTAGCTTACTCCCAAAGCAAAAACATCACTGTAGCAGGCTATTCATCTTTTGGTTTTCTCGTTAAAAGGGTTTTCAACGATTTATCAGTACCACCAACTTTCGAGGACCCCAAATTGGTGAGAATGGCCAAGAAGCATGGCGTGACCGTCAGTCAGATTGTGCAGCGGTACttg GCAGGATATAGATGTATAGACACCGCATTTGGCTACCTCACCGAAGACATGGTCGGCGAGGCGATGGCTGACGTCATCAGACGAGGCATCGTGAAGCGGACGgatatatttgtaaatactaag ctATCATTCCAATACGGTACTTGTAGTGAGGTAGTTCCAGCtgttaaaaaatcattaaaaaggATGAAGATAGATTACGTGGACCTAATCCTTATCCATACACCGCGCAATGTG ATGGGAGTGGAGAATTACGACACCTTTGAAATATGGAAAGGCCTCGAGGAAGCCAAGCGGTTGGGACTGACGAGATCAATCGGTGTTTCAAATTTCAACAGTACAGATATGGCCAGGATCTTAGCTAACTCAAAAACCCTACCGGCCGTCAACCAGATTGAG ACAAACCCCACTTTCGCGAATCAGGAGTTAGTGGCTTACTGCCAAAGCAAGAGCATCGTTGTAATGGGCTACTCGTCGTTCGGTTTCCTCGTGCCAAGACCGTTCAACGATTTATCATTGCCACCATCCTTTGAAGATCCCACATTAGTGGGAATGGCTGAGAAGTACGGTGTTACCGTCAGTCAGGTTGTCCAGCGCTAtttg TATTCAAAGTCTGAAATCCTTAGCTAA
- the LOC120628047 gene encoding aldo-keto reductase AKR2E4-like gives MRRLLSFVVLLCGFSLAVATQAPCIELNDGNKMPMVALGTGRGTASETAPADEVSKAVYWAIEAGYRHIDTAAIYYDEPEVGQGIREAINNNLVTREELFITTKLWSDKHRQNEVVPALKESLQKLGLDYVDLYLIHFPVAVKEDGSYDDVDYLETWRGMEEARALGLTRSIGVSNFNASQVDRIIANSRVWPAVNEIEVNPTLTQEALVTHCQELGVAVMAFSPFGFLVSRSRPDSPPPRVDDPILVQMANKYNKSTGQIVLRYLIERGLVPIPKSVNKKRLAQNIDLFDFSLTPEEVQTISRFNKNKRVIDFVDWKDYPHFPYGDY, from the exons TTGGCGGTGGCGACCCAAGCTCCATGCATCGAACTGAACGATGGTAACAAGATGCCTATGGTTGCACTTGGTACTGGCAGAGGTACTGCAAGTGAG ACAGCACCAGCGGATGAAGTAAGCAAAGCGGTCTACTGGGCAATAGAAGCAGGGTATAGACACATAGATACAGCAGCCATCTATTATGACGAGCCCGAGGTCGGCCAGGGAATCAGAGaagctataaataataatcttgtTACCAgagaagaattatttattactactaag CTTTGGAGTGACAAACACCGTCAAAATGAAGTGGTTCCAGCGCTGAAAGAATCCCTCCAAAAACTTGGATTAGACTATGTCGATCTATATTTGATTCACTTCCCTGTGGCCGTAAAG GAGGACGGCAGTTACGACGACGTGGACTACTTGGAGACTTGGAGGGGAATGGAAGAGGCTCGAGCTCTGGGTCTGACCAGATCCATCGGCGTGTCCAACTTTAACGCGAGTCAAGTTGATCGGATTATTGCTAACAGCAGGGTCTGGCCGGCTGTTAATGAAATTGAG gTCAACCCAACTCTAACCCAAGAAGCCCTCGTCACTCACTGCCAGGAGCTTGGTGTAGCAGTCATGGCCTTCAGTCCATTCGGCTTCTTGGTTTCCAGGAGTCGCCCAGATTCACCTCCTCCAAGAGTAGACGACCCGATACTGGTGCAGATGGCGAACAAGTACAATAAGTCCACTGGACAGATTGTACTTCGGTATTTG ATCGAACGTGGCCTAGTTCCAATCCCAAAATCCGTCAACAAAAAAAGATTGGCACAGAACATAGACTTGTTCGACTTCAGCCTGACCCCAGAAGAAGTTCAGACGATTAGCAGATTTAATAAGAACAAGCGTGTCATAGACTTTGTAGACTGGAAAGACTACCCTCACTTCCCCTATGGGGATTACTGA